In Novosphingobium sp. P6W, a genomic segment contains:
- a CDS encoding MFS transporter, protein MPLDTSARIADTDDALYSKVARRLLPFLFVCYLIAQVDRMNVGFAKLTMLKDLGFSELVYGIGAGTFFIGYVLFEVPSNIALRKFGAPMWLGRIMITWGVLSIAMLFVRTPTTFYTLRFLIGVAEAGFFPGVIFYLTLWFPAARRTRMTAIFMTAIAVAGVVVGPVSGLILETMHDFGGLPGWQWLFILEGAPAVLLGIVTIFRLDTGPQTAKWLAPAERERIATLVAKDGPAATHAPLSSVLTNGRVLALSLVYGCYGTSFFGFVFWLPTIIQSAGIASPLMIGILSTIPWLVGAATMLTLASRVSALRNVGPLLIVLALVSAVGWAASPLTLFSLPVAMLFCSLAMAGTMGSLPVFWNLPTAMFTGTAAAAAIALISALGNIPGFISPYLVGWIKTVTGSFDIPMYVFAGTMLLAAVVLSFLTRASDHD, encoded by the coding sequence TTGCCTTTAGATACGTCAGCTCGCATTGCGGACACTGATGATGCGCTTTACTCCAAGGTTGCGCGTCGTCTCCTGCCGTTCCTCTTCGTTTGCTACCTGATCGCACAGGTGGACCGTATGAACGTGGGCTTCGCCAAGCTGACCATGCTGAAGGACCTCGGCTTCAGCGAACTGGTCTACGGGATTGGCGCCGGCACCTTCTTCATCGGCTACGTCCTGTTCGAGGTGCCCAGCAATATTGCGCTGCGCAAGTTTGGCGCGCCGATGTGGCTTGGTCGGATTATGATTACCTGGGGTGTGCTTTCGATAGCCATGCTGTTCGTGCGTACGCCGACGACCTTTTACACTCTACGCTTTCTGATCGGGGTGGCCGAGGCGGGGTTCTTCCCAGGGGTGATCTTCTATCTCACATTGTGGTTTCCGGCTGCGCGCCGCACCCGCATGACTGCAATCTTCATGACCGCAATCGCGGTTGCAGGTGTCGTGGTCGGCCCGGTGTCGGGTCTCATCCTCGAAACCATGCACGATTTCGGTGGCTTGCCAGGTTGGCAGTGGCTGTTCATCCTCGAAGGCGCGCCGGCTGTGCTGCTCGGCATCGTCACGATCTTCCGCCTGGACACCGGTCCGCAGACGGCGAAGTGGTTGGCGCCGGCCGAGCGTGAGCGTATTGCGACGCTGGTGGCAAAGGACGGGCCGGCAGCAACGCACGCGCCTCTCTCATCGGTGCTGACAAACGGACGGGTGCTGGCGCTCAGCCTCGTCTATGGCTGCTATGGCACGTCTTTCTTCGGTTTCGTTTTCTGGCTTCCTACCATCATCCAGAGTGCGGGGATTGCCAGCCCGCTGATGATCGGCATCCTAAGCACCATACCCTGGCTGGTCGGTGCCGCCACGATGCTTACGCTGGCGTCCCGCGTTTCTGCATTGCGGAATGTCGGGCCGCTCCTCATTGTTCTAGCTCTTGTTTCGGCAGTAGGGTGGGCGGCCAGCCCGCTGACTCTGTTCAGCCTTCCGGTGGCAATGCTTTTCTGTTCCCTAGCCATGGCAGGTACGATGGGTTCACTCCCGGTTTTCTGGAATCTGCCGACCGCAATGTTCACAGGCACTGCCGCCGCTGCGGCGATTGCGCTAATTTCCGCTCTAGGCAACATTCCCGGCTTCATTTCTCCCTACCTGGTCGGGTGGATCAAGACCGTGACCGGCTCTTTCGACATCCCTATGTACGTTTTTGCGGGCACTATGCTGCTCGCGGCCGTCGTCCTCTCTTTCCTGACACGAGCTTCCGACCATGACTGA
- a CDS encoding sugar phosphate isomerase/epimerase — MDRRAFLSSGLIAVTTAFVTVPACGAKEAGMPFFQSHQLSMGVQLFALAADLARDFDGTLQAVAKTGYRTVELAGYHDRTATQIRLALDAAGLSCRGIHVQPDPVAGRSGPSLNGDIAAIITDSRALGTTDVILPIFLMPRRFVAPAGADRIRTLRAAGEALVADDWKYIADFLNAKGRELQSEGLRMGYHNHHFEFAPLRGGTTGFDILLRETDPSLVFFELDVGWVMGGGSDPVDMLQAHQGRFAKMHVKDVVPSTNPDFEGGVAPTEVGSGMIDWRRLLPAAYAAGVRDFVVEQEPPFAGPPIDSLAKSFAYLNQIETA; from the coding sequence ATGGACCGTCGTGCATTTCTCAGTAGTGGGCTGATTGCCGTAACTACAGCGTTTGTGACAGTGCCGGCCTGCGGGGCCAAGGAGGCAGGTATGCCCTTTTTCCAATCGCATCAACTGTCGATGGGGGTTCAGCTATTTGCCCTTGCTGCCGACCTGGCGCGCGATTTCGATGGAACTCTGCAAGCTGTCGCCAAGACCGGCTATCGCACTGTCGAGCTTGCGGGCTATCATGACCGTACCGCCACGCAAATACGCCTGGCACTCGACGCCGCCGGACTTTCTTGTCGCGGTATCCATGTGCAGCCCGATCCGGTGGCTGGCCGTTCCGGGCCATCGCTCAACGGCGATATCGCAGCAATCATCACCGACTCGCGCGCGCTCGGAACAACCGACGTCATCCTGCCAATCTTCCTCATGCCGCGGCGGTTCGTGGCCCCGGCAGGCGCCGACCGCATCAGGACGCTTAGAGCCGCTGGTGAAGCACTCGTCGCGGATGACTGGAAGTATATCGCCGATTTCCTCAATGCGAAAGGCCGGGAGCTGCAGTCGGAAGGCCTACGTATGGGCTACCACAATCATCACTTCGAATTCGCACCGTTGCGGGGCGGCACCACTGGCTTCGATATACTTCTGCGCGAAACCGATCCCAGCCTCGTATTCTTCGAACTGGACGTCGGGTGGGTCATGGGCGGCGGATCGGATCCCGTGGACATGCTGCAGGCGCACCAAGGCCGTTTTGCGAAAATGCACGTCAAGGATGTTGTACCATCGACCAACCCAGATTTTGAAGGCGGGGTCGCCCCGACTGAAGTGGGGTCGGGAATGATCGACTGGCGAAGGCTGCTGCCTGCGGCATATGCCGCAGGCGTTCGGGACTTTGTGGTCGAACAGGAGCCTCCGTTCGCTGGGCCGCCGATCGATTCATTGGCGAAGAGCTTTGCCTATCTTAACCAGATCGAGACCGCCTGA
- a CDS encoding FAD-binding oxidoreductase has translation MTETPITLSAATVVDQLVAALGPDIVTLAAEAQADGRRFADWSGVPSGDVLALVRPRSTEDLSRALAICHSAGQPVTVQGGLTGLAGGASALDGEIAVSLERMKAIEEVDPISATMTVQAGCILQTVQEAALQAGYFFPLDLGARGSCTIGGVLATNAGGNRVIKYGMTRDLVLGVEAVLADGSVISGLHKMLKNNSGYDLKNLLIGSEGTLGVITRVVLRLRPRPLGVSTAWCGLSNFESVTSLLRRAQSELAGGVSAFEVMWPSYLGFVLGNFPELRRPLAGEHAFHVLLETDGADPEAQGEQFEGFLGRMFEDEILDDAAVAMSDQAALDFWAVRDAPGEFPRLIPKMIAFDISFAVRDLADAAERITQGLDERYPGSLALVYGHLGDGNLHLIIDVPGATKEVVEAVEAFVYGVVSELNGSVSAEHGIGLKKRNVLSRTRTPAELAAMVAIKRGLDPKSILGRGRILG, from the coding sequence ATGACTGAAACGCCTATTACCCTTTCCGCCGCCACCGTCGTCGATCAGCTCGTCGCGGCGCTTGGTCCAGACATCGTCACGCTCGCTGCCGAGGCTCAGGCCGATGGCCGGCGCTTCGCCGACTGGAGCGGAGTGCCCTCGGGTGATGTGCTCGCCCTCGTTCGACCCCGTTCTACCGAGGATTTGTCGCGGGCTCTGGCAATCTGCCACTCTGCCGGGCAACCCGTAACGGTGCAAGGCGGCCTCACCGGCTTGGCCGGCGGTGCGAGCGCACTGGACGGCGAGATTGCCGTGAGCCTAGAGCGGATGAAGGCGATCGAAGAGGTCGATCCTATCTCTGCAACAATGACGGTCCAGGCGGGCTGCATCCTCCAGACCGTGCAGGAGGCGGCTCTGCAGGCTGGATACTTCTTCCCGCTTGACCTGGGGGCCCGCGGCAGTTGCACGATCGGCGGCGTACTCGCGACAAACGCAGGCGGCAACCGCGTGATCAAGTATGGCATGACGCGAGATCTTGTGCTCGGCGTCGAGGCAGTCCTGGCGGACGGGAGCGTGATCAGCGGCTTGCACAAGATGCTCAAGAACAACAGCGGCTACGATCTCAAAAATTTGCTGATCGGCAGCGAGGGGACGCTTGGCGTCATCACCCGCGTGGTACTGCGCTTGCGCCCCCGTCCCCTTGGCGTCTCGACCGCATGGTGCGGCCTTTCCAACTTTGAGTCTGTCACCTCGCTCCTGCGGCGTGCCCAGTCCGAACTGGCCGGCGGGGTGTCGGCGTTTGAGGTTATGTGGCCAAGCTATCTTGGCTTTGTGCTCGGTAACTTTCCCGAACTGCGTCGGCCGCTGGCTGGCGAGCATGCCTTCCATGTTCTCCTCGAGACCGATGGCGCCGATCCGGAAGCGCAAGGTGAGCAGTTTGAAGGCTTTCTTGGCAGAATGTTCGAGGACGAAATCCTCGACGACGCGGCCGTGGCGATGTCCGACCAAGCAGCGCTGGACTTCTGGGCAGTGCGCGATGCACCGGGCGAATTCCCGCGTCTGATCCCCAAAATGATTGCCTTTGATATCAGCTTCGCGGTGCGCGATCTCGCCGATGCTGCCGAACGTATTACGCAGGGACTAGACGAACGCTATCCAGGCTCACTGGCACTGGTCTACGGTCACTTGGGCGACGGTAACCTGCATCTCATCATTGATGTGCCTGGCGCGACCAAGGAGGTTGTTGAAGCGGTCGAAGCCTTTGTCTACGGCGTCGTGTCCGAATTGAACGGCTCGGTATCCGCCGAGCATGGCATCGGCCTCAAGAAGCGCAATGTCCTTTCGCGCACGCGCACCCCTGCCGAATTGGCGGCGATGGTCGCGATCAAGCGCGGGCTCGACCCCAAATCGATCCTTGGAAGAGGTCGTATTCTCGGATGA
- a CDS encoding LLM class flavin-dependent oxidoreductase, with protein MNPMLGPNRLKLGTFASNADGGLSLTTVPERWTAAWDDCLAAAKIADEAGLDFLLPIARWQGFGGATRAREWSFETLTWASALAAATSRIALFSTVHVPLIHPLFAAKALATIDHVSHGRAGLNIVCGWNPSEFGMFGMTLDDNGYERAAEWLNIIETLYAADGPIDYDGRFYQLRQAITRPVALQTPRPVTMNAAFSPPGRDFAAKACDQLFTTFSTIEEGKHHIEDIAGRAASTGREVGVSTVCHVVCRPTDAEAQAYYNDYALVHADHDAVEQHMSSKRKFSGSHDDQSYRLYRQRFAGGAGSYPLVGSPETVAEQMAQISEAGFSAIALSFVNYREELPYFCQNVLPLLAERGLRDTTPLTQAA; from the coding sequence ATGAACCCGATGCTTGGCCCAAACCGCCTCAAGCTGGGCACCTTCGCCAGCAACGCAGATGGCGGGCTCTCGCTAACGACTGTGCCCGAGCGTTGGACTGCTGCATGGGACGATTGCCTTGCAGCCGCCAAGATCGCAGACGAGGCTGGCCTCGACTTCCTGCTGCCGATCGCACGATGGCAGGGCTTCGGCGGTGCAACACGGGCGCGCGAATGGTCTTTTGAAACATTGACCTGGGCGTCCGCACTGGCTGCCGCTACTAGCCGCATCGCGCTGTTCAGCACGGTCCACGTACCGCTGATCCACCCGCTCTTCGCGGCAAAGGCTCTGGCGACGATCGACCATGTGTCGCACGGCCGGGCCGGCCTCAATATCGTTTGTGGGTGGAATCCCAGCGAATTCGGCATGTTCGGCATGACCCTCGATGACAATGGCTACGAACGCGCCGCCGAATGGCTCAACATCATCGAGACTCTCTACGCCGCCGATGGGCCGATCGACTACGATGGCCGCTTCTATCAACTGCGGCAGGCAATCACCCGCCCGGTCGCGCTGCAGACCCCGCGCCCCGTCACGATGAACGCTGCTTTCAGCCCGCCTGGCCGCGATTTTGCGGCTAAGGCGTGTGACCAATTGTTCACCACTTTTTCAACCATTGAGGAAGGCAAACACCACATCGAGGACATCGCCGGGCGCGCAGCATCCACGGGTCGGGAGGTAGGCGTGAGCACGGTTTGCCACGTTGTCTGTCGGCCTACGGACGCGGAGGCGCAGGCCTATTACAACGATTATGCGCTCGTACATGCCGACCACGACGCGGTCGAGCAACACATGAGTTCCAAGCGCAAGTTCTCCGGTTCACACGACGACCAAAGCTATCGCCTCTACCGGCAGCGTTTTGCAGGGGGCGCCGGCAGCTACCCATTGGTCGGATCTCCCGAAACGGTGGCCGAACAGATGGCGCAGATTTCGGAGGCGGGCTTCTCAGCGATCGCCCTGTCATTCGTGAACTACCGCGAGGAACTACCCTACTTCTGTCAAAACGTGCTGCCACTGCTGGCCGAGCGTGGCTTGCGCGATACCACCCCTCTAACGCAAGCCGCCTGA
- a CDS encoding TonB-dependent receptor: MEIRIPFNPHLSMKNCQSRAILAQFAEFRLLTAGQIRILFRVSVFQKQIGEEAMHLGIVRRRWIGTSALALALSGYSPAQAQGAPAGADSAEPVNDIVVTGSRIARDGASAPTPVTVIGADYMAQRAQTNVADTLNELPSFRPAQTPAGSSNRSQVAGSNFVDLRGLGSARTLTLIDGKRFVPSAGTGQIDLNNIPSILIDRTEVVTGGASASYGSDAVAGVVNLVLKKDFTGIQGEMQYGQSQKDDANEYRAALLVGGSLLDDRLHLMAAGEFYSNDGVGDQYTRDWGRKRPGLVVNPVAGATPTRVITNNVHDSRMTDGGLITSGLTWGSLTGTVDPRLIQFSADGTPAPFTVGQSAGSQLMIGGDGDSYFYRGFALLPRMERKIGYGRIAYDVSDSLRIFGDFSYSDSQVNGQSANAYNYGNLTLSADNAYLPASVRSAMVANGLSTVSFGRWSGDIGQVKSDISTKTLRTVVGIEGSLGADWTFDGYYEYGRTRYTALLTSSRQPALFRQALDAVVNPATGNIVCRIALTNPSTACQPFNPFGVGNFDADSVDYFTGTQVLKQTTEENVVSANIQGSVLQLPAGPLKVAFGAEYRTEKANSMSDAASQASLWEYGNPKPLNGSYNVKEAYGEINVPVLRDAPFARSLDLSGAFRYTDYSTSGGVQTWKVGAEWQVADFLRFRATRSRDIRAPNIAELFTPSVLGPNTLRDPQTGASYFVNGITSGNANLKPEKADTLTAGVILTPDSHIRLAVDYFDIKINDAISTLALQSIIDRCYNGETALCAQVVRNSSNVITDVTNRYINIASLKNRGIDIEFSYRLPLDEISSLPGTLSFRNFATHTIKYTTSDGLVTTRLDGQAVNTVASVPSWVVNTNLSYEVGRFQMLAQGRFISAGKYDNAYVEGVNINDNSIPSRFYVNLSAQYKLLDSDLGNVEIFAVINNLMDKDPPLVPVYGVGATNFAYYDVIGRSGKVGVRFKF; this comes from the coding sequence TTGGAAATCAGAATACCCTTTAACCCCCATCTGTCCATGAAAAATTGTCAGAGCCGTGCGATTTTAGCCCAGTTTGCCGAATTTCGACTCTTGACAGCAGGGCAAATTCGCATTCTTTTCCGTGTATCAGTATTCCAAAAACAAATCGGGGAAGAAGCAATGCATTTGGGGATCGTTCGCCGTCGTTGGATCGGCACTAGCGCGCTCGCTTTGGCCCTTAGTGGCTATTCGCCCGCCCAAGCCCAAGGAGCTCCGGCCGGGGCAGACAGCGCAGAGCCGGTTAATGACATCGTCGTTACAGGCTCACGCATCGCGCGCGACGGTGCGAGCGCACCCACCCCGGTAACGGTCATCGGTGCGGACTATATGGCCCAGCGTGCTCAGACCAACGTTGCCGATACGCTCAACGAGCTCCCCTCGTTTCGTCCGGCGCAAACTCCGGCAGGCTCTTCCAACCGCTCTCAGGTTGCCGGCTCTAACTTCGTAGACCTTCGAGGCTTGGGCAGCGCGCGTACCCTTACGCTGATCGACGGCAAGCGCTTCGTGCCATCAGCCGGCACGGGTCAGATCGATCTCAACAATATCCCCTCGATCCTGATCGATCGTACCGAAGTCGTTACGGGCGGCGCTTCGGCGAGCTACGGCTCGGACGCGGTCGCTGGCGTAGTGAACCTTGTGCTGAAGAAGGACTTCACCGGCATCCAGGGGGAGATGCAGTACGGACAATCGCAAAAGGACGACGCGAACGAATACCGCGCGGCATTGCTGGTTGGCGGTTCGCTTCTCGATGATCGACTGCATCTGATGGCGGCGGGCGAGTTTTATTCCAATGACGGCGTCGGCGATCAGTACACCCGCGACTGGGGCCGCAAGCGCCCTGGTCTGGTCGTGAACCCGGTGGCAGGCGCAACTCCTACCCGTGTGATCACCAACAACGTGCACGATTCTCGTATGACCGATGGAGGTCTGATCACGTCCGGGCTCACCTGGGGATCATTGACCGGCACTGTCGATCCGCGTCTGATCCAGTTCTCAGCGGACGGCACGCCAGCTCCGTTCACCGTTGGCCAGTCGGCCGGAAGCCAGTTGATGATCGGCGGCGATGGTGACAGCTATTTCTATCGCGGCTTTGCTCTCCTGCCGCGCATGGAGCGCAAGATCGGCTATGGCCGAATCGCTTACGATGTTTCGGATTCCCTACGCATCTTCGGCGACTTCTCCTATTCCGACAGCCAGGTAAACGGCCAAAGCGCCAATGCTTACAACTATGGCAACCTCACATTAAGCGCGGATAATGCCTACCTTCCTGCGTCGGTGCGCAGCGCCATGGTGGCCAACGGTCTGAGCACCGTCAGCTTCGGCCGTTGGAGCGGCGACATCGGCCAGGTCAAGTCCGACATCAGCACCAAGACCTTGCGCACCGTTGTGGGCATCGAAGGTTCGCTCGGCGCCGACTGGACTTTCGACGGGTATTACGAATACGGGCGTACGCGCTACACCGCCCTGCTGACCAGTTCGCGCCAGCCCGCACTATTCCGTCAAGCCCTTGATGCAGTTGTCAACCCGGCCACCGGCAACATCGTTTGCCGAATCGCGCTCACAAACCCAAGCACGGCATGCCAACCGTTTAACCCTTTCGGCGTCGGCAACTTCGACGCGGATTCGGTGGACTACTTCACCGGGACCCAGGTCCTCAAGCAGACCACCGAGGAAAACGTAGTCTCGGCCAATATCCAAGGATCGGTACTTCAACTTCCCGCAGGCCCACTCAAGGTCGCTTTCGGCGCCGAATACCGCACTGAGAAGGCGAATTCCATGTCGGATGCCGCTTCCCAGGCATCGCTATGGGAGTATGGCAACCCCAAGCCGCTGAATGGTTCCTACAACGTGAAGGAAGCCTACGGCGAGATCAACGTACCGGTATTGCGTGACGCCCCGTTTGCGCGCAGCCTCGATCTTTCAGGCGCCTTCCGCTATACCGATTATAGCACTTCGGGCGGCGTTCAGACCTGGAAGGTTGGCGCCGAATGGCAGGTTGCTGACTTCCTCCGCTTCCGCGCCACGCGTTCGCGCGACATTCGCGCGCCAAACATCGCGGAACTCTTCACTCCGTCCGTGCTTGGCCCCAACACGCTGCGCGACCCGCAGACCGGCGCCAGCTATTTCGTGAACGGCATCACATCGGGAAATGCGAACCTTAAGCCTGAAAAGGCCGACACCCTGACTGCCGGTGTCATCCTGACCCCGGACAGCCATATCCGGCTTGCGGTCGATTATTTCGACATCAAGATTAACGATGCAATCTCGACACTGGCTTTGCAGTCGATCATTGATCGTTGCTACAATGGTGAGACCGCTCTGTGCGCCCAGGTCGTACGCAACTCGAGCAACGTCATAACCGATGTGACCAACCGCTACATTAATATTGCTTCGCTCAAGAACCGCGGCATTGACATAGAATTCTCGTATCGCCTTCCTCTCGATGAAATCTCCTCGCTGCCAGGCACTCTGAGCTTCCGCAATTTTGCTACGCATACGATCAAGTACACCACAAGCGATGGTCTGGTCACAACCCGACTCGATGGCCAAGCGGTCAACACGGTCGCGAGTGTTCCCAGCTGGGTCGTAAACACCAATCTCAGCTACGAGGTCGGGCGTTTCCAGATGCTGGCGCAGGGTCGTTTCATCAGCGCGGGCAAGTACGACAATGCCTACGTCGAAGGCGTGAATATCAATGACAATTCGATACCCAGCCGCTTTTACGTAAATCTTTCGGCTCAATACAAGTTGCTAGACAGCGACCTTGGCAACGTCGAAATTTTCGCAGTGATCAACAACCTTATGGACAAGGATCCGCCGCTCGTGCCGGTATACGGGGTGGGCGCGACCAACTTTGCCTATTACGATGTCATCGGCCGTTCAGGGAAGGTCGGCGTGCGGTTCAAATTCTGA
- a CDS encoding GntR family transcriptional regulator, producing MNMIRGVAEGPGARAYQTILQRLRAGEVTATDRLVDTALAAELSISRMPVREALLRLVHEGYLVGTTRGFSLPSLSREDIIEIFEVRRMLEPRAAAAAVVAIDDYGLAALSVALVRAKSAAQDRNAAELSEANVSFRRTWLDATPNQRLAGTIARFVDHVQMIRSATMEDPTTQQIVVRLLERMHGAFLSRDTLMVYDLMGKFIDTAQQAFFDLTVAEDAAIANAQAAR from the coding sequence ATGAATATGATCCGCGGCGTAGCAGAAGGCCCGGGGGCCCGCGCCTACCAGACAATTCTTCAGCGTCTGCGCGCCGGGGAAGTCACCGCGACCGACCGTTTGGTCGACACCGCGCTTGCTGCGGAACTTAGCATTTCCCGGATGCCGGTGCGCGAAGCGCTGTTGCGCCTCGTGCACGAAGGTTATCTGGTAGGCACCACGCGCGGCTTTTCGCTTCCGAGCTTGTCGCGCGAGGATATCATCGAGATTTTCGAAGTCCGCCGGATGCTGGAGCCACGTGCTGCCGCCGCCGCCGTCGTTGCCATCGACGATTATGGGCTGGCGGCACTGTCGGTGGCCCTGGTGAGAGCCAAGAGCGCCGCACAGGATCGCAACGCCGCCGAGCTGTCGGAAGCCAACGTTAGTTTCCGGCGAACCTGGCTCGATGCTACGCCGAACCAAAGGCTTGCCGGAACGATCGCGCGCTTCGTTGATCACGTGCAGATGATCCGCAGTGCGACGATGGAAGATCCCACGACACAGCAGATCGTGGTCCGGCTGCTCGAACGAATGCACGGGGCGTTCCTCAGCCGCGACACTCTGATGGTCTACGACCTCATGGGCAAGTTCATCGACACGGCGCAGCAGGCGTTCTTCGACCTCACCGTGGCGGAGGATGCAGCAATCGCCAATGCACAGGCAGCCCGTTAG
- a CDS encoding MBL fold metallo-hydrolase produces the protein MQQAEALAAKDLRPLYEVLCPAEVLHPPAVQVAERATWYAPPGRAFDDLFYVGQQSVSAWALKTDDGLVLIDALFNYSVGPEIVEGLKTLGLDPATIRYVVVSHGHADHYGGARYIQDTFGARIVASRKDWDVIEAETGATDPKPRRDIVVDRMLDLRIGNTNLNIVETPGHTPGTLSMLFPVHDRGKRHEVALWGGTAFNSRTREQYENLAASAERFANRDKHEHCGCEDTAERGYPEETFALRPAKPSADRLRAKRHDQAGGGPAQ, from the coding sequence ATGCAGCAAGCCGAAGCTCTCGCCGCGAAGGATCTTCGTCCGCTTTACGAGGTCCTGTGTCCCGCCGAGGTGCTGCATCCGCCTGCGGTGCAGGTCGCTGAACGTGCCACGTGGTATGCTCCGCCCGGGCGTGCTTTCGACGACCTCTTCTACGTTGGTCAGCAAAGCGTTTCTGCCTGGGCGCTCAAGACCGACGACGGTTTGGTTCTCATCGATGCCCTCTTCAACTATTCGGTCGGCCCAGAGATCGTCGAGGGCCTGAAAACCCTCGGACTGGATCCAGCGACGATCCGCTACGTCGTCGTGTCCCACGGCCACGCGGACCATTATGGCGGCGCGCGATATATCCAGGACACGTTCGGTGCACGCATTGTAGCGAGCCGCAAGGACTGGGACGTCATTGAGGCTGAAACCGGCGCGACTGATCCCAAGCCGCGCCGCGACATTGTCGTCGATCGCATGTTGGATTTGAGAATTGGCAATACGAACTTGAATATCGTGGAAACGCCAGGCCACACGCCCGGAACGCTTTCCATGCTCTTTCCCGTTCATGACCGCGGTAAGCGACATGAAGTAGCGCTATGGGGCGGAACTGCATTTAACAGCAGAACCCGCGAGCAGTATGAAAACCTCGCGGCCTCCGCCGAGCGCTTTGCCAATCGCGACAAGCATGAACACTGCGGTTGCGAGGATACCGCTGAGCGCGGCTACCCAGAAGAAACCTTCGCCCTGCGTCCGGCCAAGCCAAGCGCTGACCGGCTGCGTGCAAAACGCCACGACCAGGCCGGCGGTGGTCCCGCACAGTAA